One Desulfomonile tiedjei genomic window, CATCAAGAAATCCCTTGAGATTGCCTATGAATTGGCGCTCGCCCTCGAATACGCGCATTCAAAAGCAGTTGTGCATCGGGACATAAAGCCGGAAAACATCATTATTTCCGCTCAGGGCGTCCCCAAGATCACGGACTTCGGCATTGCGAGGTTCCGCAAGCATCTCAAAGGGCATCGCCCTGCCTCTCTGGTCGGTTCGTCGCGTTTCATGGCTCCGGAACAGATCCTCAGACGCGAACAAGACCATCGCGTAGATATTTATCAACTGGGAGTGGTTCTTTTCGAACTGCTCACCAGACAGAATCCCTTCAGAGGAGCTACCGCGGAAGAGACGCTGACAAAGATCTGCACGGACATTCCTCCCCCGCCGGGAAAGATCAACAGTGAGATAACGACGGAAATAGACGACATTGTCGGCCGTTGCCTTGAAAAATCTCCCACGAAAAGGTTCTCGACTGCAAAAGAGTTGGCGGAGGCGTTGGCTGATTACCTTCGATCCGGCAGGCACAAGGGGATTTCCCCGGATGACGAGCTGGTACACGGGTTGAAGAAGTTCGAGATGTTCTCCCTTTTTTCCGATGAGGAAATACAGGAACTGGTAAAGGTCGGCGAATTCATTACCTGCAAGGCAGGCGACTACATTATCAAGGAGAATGAAAGCGATTCCAACTTCTTCGTCCTGCTCGAAGGAAACGTGAAAGTAGTAAAGCGGTCACGCATACTGTCCGACTTCCTGCCGGGAGCCTGCTTCGGCGAGATCGGCGCGTTTGCCCGCCAGAAGAGATCCGCGGGCGTGATCGCTCAAGAAGATTGCAAGCTGCTTCAGATAAATGCCCTGCTCTTCAAAGAACTCGATCCACTCCTTCAACTCAAAATGCTCCATATTGTCGTAAGAAACATGGCGAGCCTCGTAATTTCACTGGACGGAGAGATCATGAAGCTCACCGACGGCGGCGGGAGCAATGAACTGCCGACCGTGTGTCCGCTGTGCGGTTTTGACAACAATGCTGTGATCGAGGTTTGTCCGCGGTGCGGTGTGATCCCCTCCATGTATCTGGGGTCCGAGAAGCAGTAAGGGCGCGCCGCCACGGGGTTTTTTGGACGGAACGCCCTGGGGTTCGGAGTATCATTGTCTTATTCACGCTCACTTTTTGAAGGCAAAAGGATCACCGTGATGGGCCTGGGCCTATTAGGTCGCGGGCTTGGCGACACGCTTTTCCTGATCCGGTGCGGCGCTCGGGTCACCGTAACCGATCTCAAAAGCGCTGATGAGCTGGCTAGTTCGGTGAAGGCCCTGGAAGGGCTTCCGGTCAAATTGCGGCTTGGCGAGCACGATCCGGCCGACTTCATCGATGCGGACATGATTCTGCGCAATGC contains:
- a CDS encoding protein kinase; the encoded protein is MDNDTDFLKFSRIRRYDIIRRIGEGGMGKVYLATDRIIRRPVAIKIFSLEALPGVEVAKEKIMRDFFLETQTAGALLHPNIVVMYDVGKKSHLLYMVMEFVFGKTLLEHQREASLSIKKSLEIAYELALALEYAHSKAVVHRDIKPENIIISAQGVPKITDFGIARFRKHLKGHRPASLVGSSRFMAPEQILRREQDHRVDIYQLGVVLFELLTRQNPFRGATAEETLTKICTDIPPPPGKINSEITTEIDDIVGRCLEKSPTKRFSTAKELAEALADYLRSGRHKGISPDDELVHGLKKFEMFSLFSDEEIQELVKVGEFITCKAGDYIIKENESDSNFFVLLEGNVKVVKRSRILSDFLPGACFGEIGAFARQKRSAGVIAQEDCKLLQINALLFKELDPLLQLKMLHIVVRNMASLVISLDGEIMKLTDGGGSNELPTVCPLCGFDNNAVIEVCPRCGVIPSMYLGSEKQ